A single Muntiacus reevesi chromosome 9, mMunRee1.1, whole genome shotgun sequence DNA region contains:
- the LOC136175490 gene encoding olfactory receptor 4C46-like, with protein MKNMENRNNVTEFLLLGLTQNPKMQKIIFVVFLVVYIISVAGNVFTMVAITTSSLLGSPMYFFMAHLSFIDACYSCVDTPKLVIDSLYEKKTSTFKGCTNQIFWEHFLAGIDIILLTVMAYDRYVAICKPLHYPTIMNRRLCWLLVGVAWMGDFLHGLIQILFIFRLPFCGPNVIDHFMCDLTPLLKLACTDTHTLGLFVAANSGVLCLLNFLLLAGSYVVILRSLRTKSSEARRKALSTCVSHMTAVAIFFVPCIFVYMRPAVMLPVDKSVAVFYTMITPMLNPLIYTLRNAQLKTVIRKWFSRKAISGEK; from the coding sequence atgaaaaacatggaaaatagGAACAATGTGACTGAGTTTCTTCTActgggactcacacagaatccaaagatgcagaaaatcatatttgttgtgtttttggttGTCTACATCATCTCTGTGGCAGGAAATGTATTCACCATGGTCGCCATCACTACCAGCTCATTACTGGGGTCCCCAATGTACTTCTTTATGGctcatctctcttttattgatGCCTGCTATTCCTGTGTTGATACCCCTAAACTGGTCATAGATTCACTCTATGAAAAGAAAACCAGTACTTTCAAAGGATGCACAAATCAAATCTTTTGGGAACATTTCCTCGCAGGTATTGATATTATCCTGctcactgtgatggcctatgaccgctatgtggccatctgcaagcccctgcACTATCCAACCATCATGAATCGAAGGTTATGCTGGTTGCTAGTGGGAGTGGCATGGATGGGAGACTTTCTTCACGGACTCATCcagatcctcttcatcttcaggtTGCCCTTCTGCGGCCCTAATGTCATAGATCACTTCATGTGTGACCTGACCCCTTTGCTCAAACTTGCCTGCACTGACACCCACACTCTAGGGCTCTTTGTCGCTGCCAACAGCGGTGTCCTCTGTCTGCTGAACTTCCTTCTCTTGGCTGGCTCCTATGTGGTCATTCTGCGCTCCCTGAGGACCAAAAGCTCGGAGGCCAGACGCAAAGCCCTCTCCACTTGTGTCTCCCACATGACAGCCGTTGCCATATTCTTTGTGCCCTGCATATTTGTATACATGAGACCTGCAGTTATGTTGCCTGTTGATAAATCAGTTGCTGTATTCTACACGATGATAACCCCCATGTTAAACCCTTTAATCTATACCTTGAGGAATGCCCAGTTGAAAACTGTCATTAGGAAATGGTTTAGTAGGAAAGCTATTTcaggtgaaaaataa